A single genomic interval of Lathyrus oleraceus cultivar Zhongwan6 chromosome 7, CAAS_Psat_ZW6_1.0, whole genome shotgun sequence harbors:
- the LOC127101874 gene encoding heat shock 70 kDa protein 14 produces MVKICKLLGLAALVEMHDEREFDRILGVESVELIGINNLQNDIALAMTNSQTHIPSKKPENGGKENIKVKICLNLHGIVTVDSETLFGEEEIEVPVTKESAEEDSE; encoded by the exons ATGGTTAAAATATGCAAATTACTTGGATTGGCCGCCCTTGTTGAGATGCACGACGAGAGGGAATTTGACCGTATTCTTGGAGTAGAAAGTGTTGAGCTTATTGGCATCAACAACCTGCAAAATGATATTGCA CTTGCCATGACAAATTCTCAAACTCACATTCCAAGTAAAAAACCTGAAAATGGTGGAAAAGAAAATATTAAAGTGAAAATTTGTTTGAATCTTCATGGGATTGTAACTGTTGATTCGGAAACTCTCTTCGGAGAGGAAGAAATTGAAGTTCCGGTTACCAAAGAATCAGCAGAGGAAGATTCAGAATAA